The genomic segment ATTCCCGGCTGTGTCTAGTGGATTAAGGATGGATATTTTCCAGATCTCATAGGTCAGCCTGAACCcctgttgtgtgcatgcatgatttcaaatatgcatgttaaagagtTGATAATCCATGTCTTTGGTTtgtcatggaaacatgaacataccatgCATACACACctatgaaaatggagtatgataGTCTATATGGTggggttaaaatggtcatacatgtaaaagcccactcacagaTGAGTTAACTagagagttgcagcctacgaacaagAGGGCATAGGGGTTTGGGAGGAGGTAGGAGTTTTTGATAAAAGAACTGTTAGCTGTGTTCATCTGTTGTTGATTGGAGAATTGCGTGTGTTTACAGGTCAGTGATCATCCTTCATCTGTCAGCACTAGTGGAAAGTGTGGTTGCGGCTTTGGTGACACTGGTTTTGGCGGACCCTGTGGGATCCCTGGAGATTCGTTCGTGTCGTGTTCAGCAGTTGTCGGACTGGTACACCATGCTGTATAATCCCAGCCCCAAGTACATTGACACTCTGCACTGCACACAGGAAGTCGTGTATCCTCTGTAAGTTTGGGGTGCTGGTTTAGAATCCTCATCTGTAATTTAGGGTGTTGGTTTAGAATCCTCATCTGTAATTTGGGGTGTTGGTTTAGAATCCCGATTTGTAATTTGGGGGTGTGGGAAGTGTGGATGGATGGGGAGGGGTTTGTGAGATTTGTTGATTTGGTTTGTGCGTGGGTGGTTTATCTGCAttgtgattgttttgtgtgtgcaccgtgtgagtgtgtgtatgtgtgtttgcgtgagtcaGTGACAATTGATTTCTCCATGTAAAGTTTAGGTTCCTTTCTCAGGTGAGAGCACATTGCAATAGTGCAGTGCAACCCTTTTTTCTATTTGCATACACTGTTTATATTTACagatcaagttttttttttcttaacatgaTTGAGGGATAATTCTTTTGCTGCTGTGGATTCTTTGACGCTAAATGCATGATGCATTTGCCATGGTGTATCAGCTCATATGACAGACTAGGTTCCTGATTATTACATCATCAGTCTGGGTTTGGTGGAGACAATGGGGGGAGATGGAAAAATGCTGGATCAGATTGACTTACACTTGTTCTCCCATTTCTGTGGCAGATGTGGTAAATACTTGGTCTCTGCATcatttaatgagagagagagaaggaaagagagagagaatgaatgtgttttggtatgtgtgagagagagagaagttgggttTCAATCAGAtcattgttttgtctgtttcgTGCGTAGAGTAAAGAATACGAGTATTATAACTCGTCTGTCATGTGTCCAAGTGACatgaactttttgtttgtttttgcttttgtattGCATTAAAATTgtgcttttctctttcttcagctGTTCTCTTCTTACGCTGTTGACATTTTACTGAATtttgtctctgcttcttcttgttcattgTCTGTTTGAAACACTGCTATAAGAGATGTGATCTGTATGATTTGGAAGGCATCTATATATTTTTGTTACTCTCTGacccattttgtgtgtgtcttccatGACAATCCTCATGTAAATGTTTGCCAGTTTGATATATGTTTGTGATAATAAACACTGATGTAAATTGATGAAAACTAAGAAGTAGCACTGTTCAAGTCATACAATTATGTGTACAAAACTTAGAATACATCTTCTTCCCgcttttcgttttttctctctttcctccccttttccccttccttttttcaGTGTTAATTCatggtgtctttttttctgtatgcaaTTGACTCAGctccagttttttgtttttgttttgtttttcttttttacatcagtactcatccattcattcacagttctttgtctgctcGCTTCTCTATTAATGGACAGTATACATGCATACAAGATGTTAGTATTCATTgaatgtttgcttctttttttgttgttgttcatgtgtattttctgttggtttgtctgtctgtctctttcattcgtcTCTCACACCCTGTTCGTCCCTTACTATGTTGTTGACATTCGCAGAGAAGGAAATAACATAACGTTTAACTTACAGACAAGCATACTTTTGATGATTTATGTAAATGAATACATTCACAATTGATAAGCAAGAATACACCATACGAACAACAAGGTTTGTGCATGGATATGAGAATAAGTGAATATATGCGTATCATATCTACGTtctagtcttcttttttttcttcttttaaaaaaatcttttttatttatttatttttttacataattgtctttctttttcttttgcctaTCTGAATTTGCTCTATGAACAAATTGTTTTATAATAATATATTCTCGCTCGAATATGGATTGGAGACTAAAAGCAGACAGTGTTATTTTAAAAGTGCTGATGCACATTTTACCAATCAGTGATATCTTCTTGGTAATCATATGATGATCTTTCACCAAGTTTGCACATTTTGTGCAAATAAtatgtcagtttgtttttgtttttgttttttcttccctttttttttgtctcagtgCTCAACATGAGACTTTTTTCACtggccaaaaaaccccaaaaaaacaaaaaacagaaacggaagaacacacacacacacaacaataaaaaaaaaaaaaaagacaaaaaagacacacacacacacgcgcgcgcgcacacacgtctacaaacacacacacacgctcacgcacctcccacctcccctcacactaaaaaaaaacaaatacaccagATACATACTCAAACCACACACGGTCGCCTTTGTCCCTTGccccgcacacacatgctcacagtaCTGACGTGGCTATCATGTATCTGTATGTAACCGTTACGATGGACAATTTATGCGTTCTTTaatgtttgatgtgtgtttgaCATGCCTGGTTTTTTTCCTGACCTGGTGTAGGTTGCATGATGtagcttgtctctttctctcattccccacattgatttttttttttttttcacaagcccaaagtcagtaaatgaaaagttgtatgcctCTTTTTTGTATGGGtgatttattccataaacgctattgattactatgacatagttatggaatacCGAGTATTGGTTTTGATTGTTGCCATGTTTTTGAGTTGATTgtataatttatatacaaaataaaactgaTGGAAAGTccgggccaaaaaaaaaaaaaaaaaaatgtagcactCTTATGTGAAGTGCGAAACATAAATTGATAAACACCCTTTTCAGCTTCAgagatggtttttgttgttgggtgggcAGTGAACATTGATTGAATGTAAGCACAAGTCACTCCAGTATCATGCAAGGACTATGTAAATTTGTTGCAGATATACTATTGTGATGATCTACTACGCCTTTTCCTTGGTACTGATGATGCTGTTCCGTCCCTTCCTTCCAATTAAGTCTGTGGGAGGGCCAATCTATGCTGCCCTCTACTTTCTGCCTGCACTGATCGTCTGCCAGGCTACATGTGGGGGACTGATCTGTGAGTGATCGTATTTTGTGTTAGAGATAGTGCTGGAGATAGTAtggctgtgtgtctttcttttgtttgttttaacatgCCATGTAAGATTTAAGTTGTTTTTcactatttcagtatttgttgACAATGTAACTATCCTTTTTATTTAAGAGTTTATatgcacataaaaaacaaaatgcTCTTTGCAGAGTCAGTTGACAATTTTCAGCTGCGTTTGGGCCTGTTATGAGGAGGCTATTAAGATGTTGGAAAACATTAGCTTATTTAAGCCCAGTACTGGATGTTTTAAAGTAAGTCCATGCATAACTGCCTGGTACAAAGATGTTTtatacttggatttttttttatactcgttATGTTCACATTTTAAAGGTTATATAATTCATTCAGATCTGTGGCCAGTGCATTACAGGAACGTGTGCCTACCAAGCATATGATAAGTGCCATACTTGAGGGGTTCAAGTCTTGGCCTTTCGATCTGATGGATCTGGGGTTTGAATCTGTGTTGTAGCtcttggtgggttaagggtggaaatTAAACGAGGAAGATccaaatataaataaaaagaccAGAAATATAAATCTTTTAATCTGTTATTtacgttctgtttgtttgttttcagactATTCCTTTCCGTACATCATTTTGGTGGTGTCTGTGGTGACAAACGCTGTTCATTTTGCTTCCATGGAAGAGGGGGTATGTAGAATAAATTTCAGTCCTCCTTATTATGTTCAAAGTATTTGAAGTTAAAATACtctgagggatggggagagagagagggatggggagagagagagagagagagagagagagagagagattgtgaagaATATCTGAGTTTTGGTGACATGTGGATCTGTTTTAATCCCTCCAAAAGGGCTGGCTAGTTTCAAATCCATATCTTTTTGTGTAACTGTGAAAtgttttataaaaacaaaacctGTCTAGTTTTGTTTTCTCAGTCTATACACTTACTCTAAAGTTTCATTTGTCAAGTTTGTTTTGGGGGAAGAGTTGCAGCATGGtgttaaattgttgttgttgttttcagtctatAATTGAGATGATCAAGCTGTGCTTCACCAACGCCCGTCATGCCATCATCCTTTTTGGTCACTGGCTCCTTCATGCCTACGGCATTGTGGCCCTCACAAGGATGGAAACGCTTTCCATCAACGTGTCGCTTATAGCCCTCATCCCTTTTCCTGCCATCTTCTACATTCTTACAGTGTCATTCACAGATCCCTCAAATCTGGACGCAGTGTGATTTATCAGAAAACAATTGTCAAGTGTGGTTGACAAGTCTGGAACTATGTCATGTTGGATTCAGTGTGATACTTTTAGTTTTGTGGCTGACAGTCTCCAGTGCCCTTTGATAGTTGTGCCATGTTGTGAGATAGCCGTCTCTGAGCACACTCCTGGAAGACGTGATTTATCCATAGTTTACTGAAGGGCATGTCTGTGACTGGGTTAAGCAATTCTTGAAGtcaaggagagaaaaacagactgtCAACAAAGACTTAATCCATGGTTGGTTTATATCTGTGGAATTCTGGATGACTGTGAAGGTGTAAAATGAATCACATATTGTTCCTCAACTTTCCTTGattaagaaaaggagagagaaaaaaaagagaaaagttttgtCTGGAGACAGGATATTTTATAACTATCAATTTTAAAATGATGAGTGATTGATATGATTTTTATTTTGAAAACTGGATGCAATATTGAGTCAGTGAATTTCACACTGGGATGTTCTGTTCATGCATTCATGTTTCTTGTCAAACCATTG from the Babylonia areolata isolate BAREFJ2019XMU chromosome 21, ASM4173473v1, whole genome shotgun sequence genome contains:
- the LOC143296163 gene encoding JNK1/MAPK8-associated membrane protein-like; this encodes MTQAVQIQKKRSFSLSMAKLGFSLSSFLLIIIFILIITGSSASLSPKKVKKCPGRYCGRTEGSETCGACPRGYRPDSSSICQKCDDRLTFYDALYLGFMGLLSLVLHWFFIDYLCPSRSKRSVIILHLSALVESVVAALVTLVLADPVGSLEIRSCRVQQLSDWYTMLYNPSPKYIDTLHCTQEVVYPLYTIVMIYYAFSLVLMMLFRPFLPIKSVGGPIYAALYFLPALIVCQATCGGLIYYSFPYIILVVSVVTNAVHFASMEEGSIIEMIKLCFTNARHAIILFGHWLLHAYGIVALTRMETLSINVSLIALIPFPAIFYILTVSFTDPSNLDAV